From Pseudomonas fluorescens, one genomic window encodes:
- a CDS encoding CBS domain-containing protein, giving the protein MKTAAQLLKLKAAQNRQVHSITPEAMVLDALKIMAEKNVGALPVIEAGQVVGVISERDYARKVVLQGRSSVGTPVRAIMSSPVVTADSQQSIERCMAVMTDSHLRHLPVLEAGQLIGLLSIGDLVKEASVEQARLIQQMEHYIRGD; this is encoded by the coding sequence ATGAAAACAGCCGCACAACTGCTCAAGCTCAAGGCCGCACAGAACCGCCAGGTGCACAGCATCACCCCCGAGGCGATGGTGCTCGATGCGCTGAAAATCATGGCCGAGAAAAACGTCGGGGCCTTGCCGGTGATCGAGGCGGGGCAGGTGGTCGGGGTCATCAGCGAACGCGACTATGCGCGCAAGGTGGTGTTGCAGGGGCGTTCGTCAGTGGGCACGCCGGTGCGCGCAATCATGAGTTCGCCGGTGGTCACCGCCGACAGCCAGCAGAGCATCGAGCGCTGCATGGCGGTCATGACCGACAGCCACCTGCGTCATCTACCGGTGCTGGAAGCCGGACAACTGATCGGCCTGCTGTCGATTGGCGACCTGGTCAAGGAAGCCAGCGTTGAACAGGCCAGGCTGATCCAGCAGATGGAGCATTACATTCGCGGCGATTGA
- a CDS encoding helix-turn-helix domain-containing protein: MNAFGPLRFLASADEPLEDLNNLQTAQEEPICDRVAQNLQRLRAKRHLSLDALARQCGVSRAMLAQIESGRSVPSIKVLCKIAKGLKVSVAAFLEHRAFEGVAVLSASQSKRLVSASGSFVSRALFPYDVARQSEFYELRLSALGEDHSEGHGPGVQENLVVAQGVLEISVNDERYLLSTGDSILFYADQPHRYRNPADSEAVAYLVVTYPERLD, encoded by the coding sequence ATGAATGCCTTCGGCCCCCTGCGCTTTCTTGCCAGCGCCGATGAACCGCTGGAGGACCTGAACAATCTGCAAACTGCGCAAGAGGAGCCAATCTGCGATCGGGTCGCGCAGAACCTGCAGCGGCTAAGGGCCAAGCGGCACCTGTCGCTGGACGCCCTTGCCCGCCAGTGTGGCGTCAGCCGGGCGATGCTGGCGCAAATCGAATCCGGACGCAGCGTGCCGTCGATCAAGGTGCTGTGCAAAATTGCCAAGGGCCTGAAAGTCTCGGTCGCGGCTTTTCTTGAGCACCGCGCATTCGAAGGTGTCGCGGTGCTGTCCGCGAGTCAGAGCAAACGTCTGGTCAGTGCCAGTGGCAGCTTCGTCAGCCGCGCGCTGTTCCCGTATGACGTGGCACGCCAATCGGAATTCTATGAGTTGCGCCTGAGCGCCTTGGGAGAGGACCACAGCGAAGGCCATGGTCCGGGGGTCCAGGAGAACCTGGTGGTGGCGCAGGGCGTGTTGGAAATCAGCGTCAATGATGAACGCTACCTGCTATCGACGGGCGACTCGATTCTGTTCTACGCCGACCAGCCCCACCGCTACCGCAACCCCGCCGACAGCGAGGCCGTGGCCTACCTGGTGGTGACCTATCCGGAGCGGCTGGATTAA
- a CDS encoding OprD family porin translates to MNRFALPLALAAQTTSLSAAPSQEQSQGFIEDSTWSLLNRTVYDHREYRNGARNNAARNTYKPRSERNGYAEEWGYGLMGSLQSGFTQGLIGVGLDAHTYYARQLDSGGGRAGKARLLGVDNEGYPKDQFARGGAALKLRASKTTLSYGEQRVKTPVFSSSDSRLLPETATGIFINSQEISGLKMVGGHFTESTDRNASSHDQGFVVNYSNGRQGNEFDLAGVVYDGIDGLSTSLYTSRYADNWRQHYLGSSYSYSLGGNQSLSVDLNLYRTQDTGRAWSGTIDNTTWSLLSSYRNGAHTFSLGYQKVDGDSPFDYVTRGAIFITNALQLSDFNAPNEQSWQARYDLAMQAFGWPGLVLSAAYVRGSGIDGRHVDPAGGYAYLGYGQGGKHWERDLEARYVVQSGPAKDLTLSLRHNLHRGNTAQAELDTDQIRLAVEYPLSGMF, encoded by the coding sequence ATCAACCGCTTCGCCCTGCCACTCGCCCTGGCTGCTCAAACCACTTCGCTGTCTGCGGCACCCTCCCAGGAACAGAGCCAGGGCTTCATCGAGGACAGCACCTGGAGCCTGCTCAATCGCACCGTCTACGACCACCGCGAATACCGCAACGGCGCGCGCAATAACGCCGCACGCAATACCTACAAACCGCGCAGCGAACGTAACGGTTATGCCGAGGAATGGGGTTACGGATTGATGGGCAGCCTGCAGTCGGGCTTCACCCAGGGCCTGATCGGCGTAGGCCTCGACGCCCATACCTACTACGCCCGCCAACTCGACAGTGGCGGCGGCCGTGCTGGCAAGGCGCGCTTGCTGGGGGTCGACAACGAGGGTTATCCCAAGGACCAGTTCGCCCGAGGCGGCGCAGCATTGAAGTTGCGTGCATCGAAGACCACCCTGAGCTACGGCGAACAACGGGTGAAAACCCCGGTCTTCAGTTCGTCCGACAGCCGCCTGCTGCCGGAGACCGCCACCGGGATTTTCATCAACAGTCAGGAAATCAGCGGGCTGAAAATGGTCGGCGGGCACTTCACCGAAAGCACCGATCGCAATGCGTCGAGTCATGACCAGGGGTTCGTGGTCAATTATTCCAATGGCCGACAGGGCAACGAATTCGACCTCGCCGGCGTGGTCTATGACGGTATCGACGGCCTGTCCACCAGCCTCTACACCTCACGCTACGCCGACAACTGGCGCCAGCATTACCTGGGTAGCAGTTACAGCTACAGCCTGGGAGGCAACCAGTCGCTGTCAGTCGATTTGAATCTGTACCGCACCCAGGACACCGGCCGGGCCTGGTCGGGCACTATCGACAACACCACCTGGAGTTTGCTTTCCAGCTACCGTAACGGCGCCCACACCTTCAGCCTTGGCTACCAGAAGGTCGATGGCGACAGCCCTTTCGACTACGTGACCCGTGGGGCGATTTTTATCACCAATGCCTTGCAACTGTCGGACTTCAACGCGCCGAACGAGCAGTCCTGGCAGGCCCGCTACGACCTCGCCATGCAGGCTTTTGGTTGGCCGGGGCTGGTGCTCAGTGCCGCTTATGTGCGCGGCAGTGGGATCGATGGGCGTCACGTCGACCCGGCCGGCGGCTACGCCTACCTCGGTTACGGCCAGGGCGGCAAGCACTGGGAGCGTGATCTGGAAGCACGTTACGTGGTGCAGAGCGGCCCGGCCAAGGACCTGACCCTGTCGCTGCGGCATAACTTGCACCGCGGCAACACTGCCCAGGCGGAACTCGACACCGATCAGATTCGTTTGGCGGTCGAGTATCCGCTGAGTGGGATGTTTTGA
- the nirD gene encoding nitrite reductase small subunit NirD has translation MSLSTSQRVETLAVIEPSTAWQAVCREQDLVSNSGVVVWLDGDQVALFYLPDAEGRTLYAIDNHDPQSGANVIGRGLIASLKGDLVVASPLYKQHFRLEDGHCLEHPQQRLRVWPVRLQDGVVQVGAVRS, from the coding sequence ATGAGCCTGTCCACTTCCCAGCGTGTCGAAACCCTAGCTGTGATCGAACCGTCCACCGCTTGGCAGGCGGTGTGCCGCGAGCAGGATCTGGTGAGCAATTCCGGGGTCGTGGTGTGGCTCGATGGCGACCAGGTGGCGCTGTTCTACCTGCCCGATGCCGAGGGTCGCACCCTGTACGCCATCGACAACCACGACCCGCAGTCGGGGGCCAACGTCATCGGCCGCGGCCTGATCGCCAGCCTCAAGGGCGACCTGGTAGTAGCCTCGCCGCTGTACAAACAGCACTTTCGCCTGGAAGACGGCCACTGCCTGGAACACCCGCAGCAGCGTTTGCGTGTGTGGCCGGTACGGTTGCAGGATGGGGTGGTGCAGGTTGGGGCAGTGCGAAGCTGA
- the nirB gene encoding nitrite reductase large subunit NirB: protein MNPNVAPLNTSQTLIVIGNGMVGHHCVEQLIERGALEHYQLHVFSEEPMRAYDRVHLSEYFTGRDAESLALSAAALYQTPGVTLHLGVPVLEIDRAARQVLTAQGATAYDKLIIATGSFPFVPPVEGAAGDSRLVYRTLADLDAIRAAARNARRGVVVGGGLLGLEAANALKSLGLEAHVVEFAPRLMPVQLDELGGQALKAQIERLGVGVHLSCATQSITAGEQYRYRMNFANEQHLETDLIVFSAGIRPQDNLARQCALEIGPRGGVVIDDQCLSSDPDIYAIGECAAWNGSLFGLVAPGYQMARNVAAQLCEQPAEPFLGADMSTKLKLLGVDVGSIGDAHAHTPGARSYQFIDEASASYRRLVVDASGKHVLGAVLVGDNSYYDTLLQYAQNGIALPAEPASLILPSSAGAPTLGPGALPDAAMVCSCHNVSKGAICSAIDGGCSDLGQLKAQTKACTGCGGCAGLLKQVFEHELIARGVSVDKSLCEHFAYTRQELYGLVRVEGLLSFEEVLARHGRGHTGCTVCKPAVGSILASCWNQPIMDASLVPLQDTNDTFMANMQKNGTYSVVPRIAGGEITADKLIVIGQVAKKYDLYTKITGGQRIDLFGAQLHQLPQIWSELIEAGFETGHAYGKSTRTVKSCVGSTWCRYGVQDSVAMALLIEDRYKGLRSPHKLKFAVSGCTRECAEAQSKDVGVIATEKGWNLYICGNGGMRPRHAELFATDLDDASLIRYIDRFLMFYIRTADKLQRTSVWRESLEGGLDYLKQVILDDSLGLGDELESQMQLVVDRYECEWANALKDPEKLKRFRTFVNDDRADPAIHFVEERGQRRPIMAAELNLIPVTEESV, encoded by the coding sequence ATGAACCCCAATGTTGCCCCGTTGAACACCTCGCAAACGCTGATCGTGATCGGCAATGGCATGGTCGGTCACCACTGTGTCGAACAGTTGATCGAGCGCGGTGCCCTTGAGCACTATCAATTGCACGTCTTCAGTGAAGAGCCGATGCGCGCTTACGACCGCGTGCACCTGTCCGAGTATTTCACCGGGCGCGATGCCGAGTCGCTGGCGCTGTCCGCGGCGGCGCTGTACCAGACGCCGGGGGTGACCCTGCACCTGGGCGTGCCGGTGCTGGAGATCGACCGCGCCGCCCGCCAGGTGCTCACCGCGCAAGGGGCCACCGCCTACGACAAGCTGATCATCGCCACCGGCTCCTTTCCTTTCGTGCCGCCAGTCGAAGGTGCTGCCGGTGACTCGCGCCTGGTCTATCGCACCTTGGCCGACCTTGACGCGATCCGCGCCGCCGCCCGTAACGCCCGCCGTGGCGTGGTGGTTGGCGGTGGGCTGCTCGGCCTGGAGGCGGCCAACGCCCTCAAGAGCCTGGGCCTGGAAGCCCATGTGGTGGAGTTCGCGCCGCGCCTGATGCCGGTGCAACTGGATGAACTCGGTGGCCAGGCGCTCAAAGCGCAGATCGAACGGCTCGGCGTTGGCGTGCACCTGTCTTGCGCCACCCAGTCGATCACTGCCGGCGAGCAGTACCGCTACCGGATGAATTTTGCCAACGAGCAGCACCTGGAAACCGACCTGATCGTGTTCTCCGCCGGGATTCGTCCGCAGGACAATCTGGCCCGTCAGTGCGCGCTGGAAATCGGCCCGCGCGGCGGGGTGGTGATCGACGACCAGTGCCTGAGCAGCGACCCGGACATCTACGCGATCGGCGAATGCGCCGCCTGGAACGGCAGCCTGTTCGGCCTGGTCGCCCCCGGCTACCAAATGGCCCGCAACGTTGCCGCGCAGTTGTGCGAGCAGCCGGCCGAGCCGTTCCTCGGCGCGGACATGTCGACCAAGCTGAAATTGCTCGGCGTCGACGTCGGTTCCATCGGCGACGCCCATGCCCACACCCCGGGCGCGCGCAGCTACCAGTTCATCGACGAGGCCAGCGCCAGCTACCGGCGGCTGGTGGTCGACGCCAGCGGCAAGCACGTCCTCGGCGCGGTGCTGGTGGGCGACAACAGCTACTACGATACCTTGTTGCAATACGCGCAGAACGGCATCGCCTTGCCCGCCGAACCGGCCAGCCTGATCCTGCCGTCCTCGGCCGGCGCACCGACCCTCGGCCCCGGCGCCTTACCCGATGCGGCGATGGTCTGTTCCTGCCACAACGTCAGCAAGGGCGCTATCTGCTCGGCCATCGATGGCGGTTGCAGCGACCTCGGCCAACTCAAGGCACAGACCAAGGCCTGCACCGGTTGTGGTGGTTGCGCCGGGCTGCTCAAACAGGTTTTCGAACACGAACTGATCGCCCGTGGCGTCAGTGTCGACAAGAGCCTGTGCGAGCATTTCGCCTATACCCGCCAGGAGCTTTATGGGCTGGTGCGGGTCGAGGGCCTGTTGAGTTTCGAAGAAGTGCTGGCGCGTCACGGCCGTGGTCACACCGGCTGCACAGTGTGCAAGCCGGCGGTGGGTTCGATCCTCGCGTCGTGCTGGAACCAGCCGATCATGGACGCCTCGCTGGTGCCGTTGCAGGACACCAACGACACCTTCATGGCCAACATGCAGAAGAACGGCACCTACTCGGTGGTGCCGCGGATTGCTGGCGGCGAAATCACCGCCGACAAGCTGATCGTGATCGGTCAAGTCGCAAAAAAATACGACCTCTACACCAAAATCACCGGCGGCCAGCGCATCGACTTGTTCGGCGCCCAGTTGCATCAGTTGCCGCAAATCTGGAGTGAGCTGATCGAGGCCGGTTTCGAGACCGGCCACGCCTACGGTAAATCGACCCGCACGGTGAAGTCCTGCGTCGGCAGCACCTGGTGCCGCTACGGCGTGCAGGACAGCGTGGCCATGGCCTTGTTGATCGAGGATCGCTACAAGGGCCTGCGCTCGCCGCACAAACTCAAGTTCGCGGTCTCGGGCTGCACTCGCGAGTGCGCCGAAGCGCAGAGCAAGGACGTCGGAGTGATCGCCACCGAGAAGGGCTGGAACCTGTACATCTGCGGCAACGGCGGCATGCGCCCACGTCATGCCGAGCTGTTCGCCACCGATCTGGATGACGCCAGCCTGATTCGCTACATCGACCGCTTCCTGATGTTCTACATCCGCACCGCCGACAAATTGCAGCGCACCTCGGTCTGGCGCGAGAGCCTGGAAGGTGGTCTCGACTACCTCAAGCAGGTGATCCTCGACGACAGCCTCGGCCTGGGCGACGAGCTCGAGTCGCAGATGCAACTGGTGGTCGACCGCTACGAATGCGAGTGGGCCAACGCCCTCAAGGACCCGGAAAAACTCAAGCGTTTCCGCACCTTCGTCAACGACGACCGCGCCGACCCGGCCATCCATTTTGTCGAGGAGCGTGGGCAGCGTCGGCCGATCATGGCTGCTGAACTCAACCTTATCCCTGTCACCGAGGAGTCTGTCTGA
- a CDS encoding homocysteine S-methyltransferase family protein: MSQPSLRLLDGGMGRELARIGAPFRQPEWSALALIEAPQYVLQAHQAFIRAGARIITSNSYAVVPFHIGEQRFAEHGLALAERAGRLARQAATQSGEVVSVAGSLPPALGSYRPDLFDHRQSVAIHRQLIAGLRAYVDVWLAETQSSIAEVEAVAEALSEDSKPLWLSFTLSDDLGEPPRLRSGEPVAEAVRVAAGLGAAAVLFNCSQPEVMGAALAEAGKVVKALGLDIELGVYANAFPAVAEDAKANSTLLKIRADLGPEPYLQWSRTWVAAGASIVGGCCGIGPEHIEQLHRHLQGAFSGDVPD, encoded by the coding sequence ATGAGCCAGCCTTCCTTGCGGTTACTCGACGGTGGCATGGGCCGGGAACTGGCGCGCATCGGCGCCCCGTTCCGCCAGCCGGAATGGTCGGCGCTGGCCTTGATCGAGGCGCCGCAGTACGTGCTCCAGGCGCACCAGGCGTTTATCCGTGCCGGAGCGCGGATCATCACCAGCAACAGTTACGCGGTGGTGCCCTTTCATATCGGCGAGCAGCGTTTCGCCGAACATGGCCTGGCGTTGGCCGAGCGGGCGGGGCGCCTGGCGCGGCAGGCGGCGACCCAGAGTGGCGAGGTGGTCAGTGTCGCCGGTTCGCTACCGCCGGCCCTCGGTTCCTATCGCCCGGACTTGTTCGATCACCGGCAATCGGTGGCAATCCATCGCCAGTTGATCGCCGGCCTACGGGCCTATGTCGACGTCTGGCTGGCGGAAACCCAGAGCTCCATCGCCGAGGTCGAGGCGGTGGCCGAAGCTCTGTCCGAGGACAGCAAGCCATTGTGGCTGTCGTTCACCTTGAGCGATGACCTCGGCGAACCGCCGCGCCTGCGTTCCGGCGAGCCGGTGGCCGAGGCGGTGCGGGTGGCGGCGGGGTTGGGGGCTGCGGCGGTGCTCTTCAATTGCAGCCAGCCGGAAGTCATGGGCGCGGCACTGGCCGAGGCCGGCAAGGTGGTCAAGGCGCTGGGCCTGGACATCGAGCTTGGGGTCTACGCCAATGCCTTCCCGGCCGTGGCTGAAGACGCCAAGGCCAATAGCACCTTGCTGAAGATCCGCGCCGACCTGGGCCCGGAACCTTACCTGCAGTGGTCGCGGACCTGGGTCGCGGCGGGGGCCAGTATCGTTGGCGGCTGCTGCGGCATCGGGCCGGAGCATATCGAACAGTTGCATCGGCATTTGCAGGGAGCTTTTTCTGGTGATGTGCCGGATTGA
- a CDS encoding DUF1624 domain-containing protein yields the protein MTSAVLRPIAATRLLSIDALRGLVILFMLLDHVRETFFLHRQVSDPMDITSTEPELFLSRTLAHLCAPVFVLLTGLSAYLYGEKYAGKADVSTFLFKRGLFLVLLEITLVNFAWTFQFPPSVIYLQVIWAIGLSMLALSAMVWLPRAVLLVLSLLIIAGHNLLDGLHFGLESAMHVPWAVLHDRGWIELGDGLRLRTSYPLLPWIGVIGLGYALGPWFAQGVDASRRQRALLVAGLGGLAGFVGLRLLNGYGEKPWVSADAVGQTLMSFFNITKYPPSLLFLTLTLSLGLLLLLWFERRQNSRWILALTVFGSAPMFFYLLHLYVLKFAYLAAVAGFGLNQGSYFGFDSMGWVWLVAVGLAVGLYLPVRWFSRLKGRRRDLRWLKYF from the coding sequence ATGACCTCTGCTGTCCTTCGCCCCATTGCCGCCACCCGGCTGCTGTCCATCGATGCCCTGAGGGGATTGGTGATTCTGTTCATGCTGCTCGACCACGTGCGCGAAACGTTTTTCCTGCATCGCCAGGTCAGCGACCCGATGGACATCACCAGCACCGAACCCGAACTGTTCCTCAGCCGCACCCTGGCGCATTTGTGCGCGCCGGTGTTCGTCCTGCTCACCGGTTTGTCGGCTTACCTGTATGGCGAGAAATACGCCGGCAAGGCCGATGTCAGTACCTTCCTGTTCAAGCGCGGACTGTTCCTGGTGCTGCTGGAAATCACCCTGGTCAACTTCGCCTGGACCTTCCAGTTCCCGCCGAGCGTGATCTACCTGCAAGTGATCTGGGCCATCGGCCTGAGCATGCTCGCCTTGTCGGCGATGGTCTGGCTGCCGCGCGCGGTGTTGCTGGTGCTCAGCCTGCTGATCATCGCCGGGCACAACCTGTTGGACGGTCTGCACTTCGGTCTTGAGTCGGCGATGCACGTACCGTGGGCGGTGCTGCATGATCGCGGCTGGATCGAGTTGGGCGACGGTTTGCGCTTGCGCACGTCCTATCCGCTGCTGCCGTGGATCGGGGTGATTGGTTTGGGCTATGCCCTCGGTCCGTGGTTTGCCCAGGGTGTCGATGCCTCGCGGCGTCAGCGCGCCTTGCTGGTGGCTGGATTGGGCGGGTTGGCGGGTTTTGTCGGTTTGCGCCTGCTCAATGGGTATGGCGAGAAGCCGTGGGTGTCGGCGGATGCTGTGGGGCAGACGCTGATGAGTTTTTTCAACATCACCAAGTATCCGCCGTCGCTGCTGTTTCTCACCTTGACCTTGAGTCTTGGGCTGCTGTTGTTGCTATGGTTCGAGCGCCGCCAGAACAGCCGCTGGATCCTCGCCCTGACGGTGTTCGGCTCGGCGCCGATGTTTTTCTACCTGCTGCATTTGTATGTGCTGAAGTTTGCCTATCTGGCAGCGGTGGCGGGGTTTGGGTTGAATCAGGGGAGTTACTTTGGCTTTGATTCGATGGGGTGGGTTTGGCTGGTGGCGGTGGGGTTGGCGGTGGGGTTGTACCTGCCGGTGCGGTGGTTTTCGCGGTTGAAGGGGCGGCGCAGGGATTTGCGGTGGTTGAAGTATTTTTGA
- a CDS encoding ABC transporter substrate-binding protein, translating into MNKPLSRTLGAVALLAALVAPQTLLAKEKIVIGEQNWTGAIAIQNILGEVISSRLDGDVSYLAGDVAVLLSAAAKGDGSVDVLTDIWLPNQSAAWAKYVTGAKPTLVPNVHPYAGEQGFYIPGYLQDKYGVKSVYDLKKPEVAKFFEPLGGGKAQLLVGPAGWESTYIGQIKAKDYGFADKFEAVSTEASVTYSKLASAYKAERGVVFYAYTPDWIFSAYDLRRLEEPAFDGYAQDNKKGDPLYKADGCWKFISPTVDPDWLNKSQITCAFPDARVHVLASAALQQRAPKIAEFLRNVAIDPAQLNELILKIEKEQQPADVVAKAWVQDHASTVDQWLSGAAPKVSAIP; encoded by the coding sequence GTGAACAAACCCTTATCACGCACCCTGGGTGCCGTCGCATTACTGGCCGCCCTGGTGGCTCCACAGACGTTGCTGGCCAAGGAAAAAATCGTCATTGGCGAGCAGAACTGGACCGGTGCCATCGCGATCCAGAACATCCTCGGCGAGGTCATCAGCAGCCGTCTCGATGGCGATGTCTCGTACCTGGCCGGCGACGTCGCGGTGCTGTTGAGCGCAGCGGCCAAGGGCGATGGTTCGGTGGATGTGCTGACCGACATCTGGTTGCCCAACCAGTCGGCAGCCTGGGCCAAATACGTCACTGGCGCCAAGCCAACGCTGGTGCCCAACGTCCATCCTTATGCGGGCGAGCAGGGCTTCTACATCCCGGGCTACTTGCAGGACAAGTACGGGGTCAAGTCAGTGTATGACCTGAAGAAGCCCGAAGTGGCGAAATTCTTCGAGCCGCTGGGCGGTGGCAAGGCGCAGTTGCTGGTGGGCCCAGCCGGTTGGGAGTCGACCTACATCGGGCAGATCAAGGCCAAGGATTATGGTTTTGCCGACAAGTTTGAGGCGGTCTCCACGGAAGCCTCGGTGACTTACTCGAAACTGGCCAGCGCCTACAAGGCCGAACGCGGTGTGGTGTTCTATGCCTACACCCCGGACTGGATCTTCTCCGCGTACGACCTGCGTCGCCTCGAAGAGCCGGCGTTCGACGGTTACGCCCAGGACAACAAGAAGGGCGACCCACTGTACAAGGCTGACGGTTGCTGGAAATTCATCAGCCCGACGGTCGATCCTGATTGGCTGAACAAGAGTCAGATCACCTGCGCCTTCCCGGATGCTCGGGTCCACGTGCTGGCTTCCGCCGCCCTGCAACAGCGGGCGCCGAAAATTGCCGAGTTCCTGCGTAATGTCGCCATCGACCCGGCCCAGCTCAACGAGCTGATCCTCAAGATCGAAAAAGAGCAGCAGCCGGCGGATGTGGTGGCCAAGGCGTGGGTCCAGGACCATGCCAGTACCGTGGATCAATGGTTGTCGGGCGCGGCGCCGAAAGTGAGTGCGATCCCATGA
- a CDS encoding ATP-binding cassette domain-containing protein gives MLQTPPARGSIDTLAARDADVVLELRNVTKAYGPLQSKAPAVSNVSLKVRRGEVLCLMGTSGSGKSTLLRHINRLIEPSSGEVLIEGQAISALNSKALRELRSRRIGMVFQHFGLLPHRTVLDNVALPLELRGESEALRHAAAAQQLQAVGLQGWGEHYPHELSGGMRQRVGLARALVTEPDILLMDEPFSALDPTIRRDLQEHFLSLARERGISTLLVTHDPAEALRLADRIAVLRQGQLVQLGTPQQLLEQPADAEVADFFRDCLPGASAQQAAKPTKVADQPQSHSLSPGLPAWQALLLGPAALASRGKGGLFWLGFASELAALATLAQGLVAGSWLPVLIGALLLLASRWTALSLSAQPLRARPSNWLLPLTVLLVSQALVVWRVITPDTSGALLQFPANRQLLLLTAQSIDQFISWSQVTFEGAFVGVIVAVRTVIEGIENVLGWLPWPVAALALVFLAWRSAGLALALTSSLALLYIGLFGFWDRTIATLALVGSSVLIALVLGVPTGILLAKRALARRLITPLLDVMQTLPTFVYLIPAVAFFSVGKTPAVIATVIFALAPMIRLTSLGIQEVPKDAVEAAVAHGASPWQTLIKVQLPLARRSLLLGINQTLVMSLSMVVVAALIGAGGLGYDVMTALRNIKGGEGMLAGAAIVLCALIPDRIIQSSLRKQAPTYS, from the coding sequence ATTCTTCAAACCCCTCCCGCCCGTGGCTCGATCGACACCCTGGCTGCGCGTGACGCCGACGTGGTACTTGAGCTGCGCAATGTAACCAAGGCCTATGGGCCATTGCAGTCGAAGGCCCCGGCCGTGAGCAATGTCAGCCTCAAGGTGCGGCGCGGTGAAGTGCTGTGCCTGATGGGCACCTCCGGCAGCGGCAAGTCGACCTTGCTGCGGCATATCAATCGGCTGATCGAACCGTCCAGTGGCGAGGTGTTGATCGAAGGACAGGCCATTAGTGCCTTAAACAGCAAGGCATTACGTGAATTGCGTTCGCGGCGTATCGGCATGGTGTTCCAGCATTTCGGCCTGCTGCCCCATCGCACGGTGCTGGACAACGTGGCCTTGCCCTTGGAGTTGCGCGGCGAATCGGAAGCGCTCCGGCATGCAGCCGCCGCCCAGCAACTGCAGGCGGTGGGGTTGCAAGGCTGGGGTGAGCATTATCCCCACGAGTTGTCTGGCGGCATGCGCCAACGTGTCGGGCTGGCCCGGGCGCTGGTGACCGAGCCGGACATCCTGCTGATGGACGAACCGTTCAGCGCCCTCGACCCGACCATCCGCCGTGACTTGCAGGAGCATTTCCTCAGCCTGGCCCGCGAGCGCGGGATCAGTACCTTGCTGGTCACCCATGACCCGGCCGAAGCCTTGCGCCTGGCCGACCGGATCGCCGTGCTGCGCCAGGGTCAACTGGTGCAACTGGGCACGCCGCAGCAACTGCTGGAGCAACCCGCCGACGCCGAAGTGGCGGATTTCTTTCGTGATTGCCTGCCGGGCGCCAGTGCGCAGCAGGCAGCCAAGCCGACCAAGGTCGCCGATCAACCTCAGAGCCACAGCCTCAGCCCAGGTCTGCCCGCGTGGCAAGCGCTGTTGCTGGGGCCGGCGGCGCTCGCGTCGCGGGGCAAGGGTGGGCTGTTCTGGCTGGGCTTTGCCAGCGAACTCGCGGCATTGGCGACGCTGGCCCAAGGGCTGGTCGCCGGGTCCTGGTTGCCGGTGCTGATCGGCGCATTGCTGCTGCTCGCCAGTCGCTGGACCGCGCTGTCGCTGAGTGCCCAGCCGTTGCGCGCCCGTCCGAGCAATTGGCTGTTGCCATTAACGGTGCTGCTGGTCAGCCAGGCGTTGGTGGTCTGGCGGGTGATCACCCCGGATACCAGTGGCGCCTTACTTCAGTTCCCGGCCAACCGCCAGCTACTGCTGCTGACGGCGCAGAGCATCGATCAATTCATCAGTTGGTCCCAGGTGACGTTCGAGGGCGCGTTTGTCGGGGTCATCGTCGCGGTGCGCACGGTGATCGAAGGCATCGAAAATGTCCTCGGCTGGCTGCCGTGGCCGGTCGCGGCGCTGGCCCTGGTGTTCCTCGCCTGGCGCTCGGCGGGCCTGGCACTGGCGCTGACCAGCAGTCTCGCGCTGCTTTATATCGGCCTGTTCGGCTTCTGGGACAGGACTATCGCGACACTGGCGCTGGTCGGTTCTTCGGTGCTGATTGCCCTGGTGCTCGGCGTGCCCACCGGCATCCTGCTGGCGAAACGCGCGTTGGCACGCCGGCTGATTACGCCGTTGCTGGACGTGATGCAGACGCTGCCGACCTTCGTGTACCTGATCCCGGCCGTGGCGTTCTTCTCGGTCGGCAAGACCCCGGCGGTGATCGCCACGGTGATCTTCGCCCTGGCGCCGATGATTCGCCTGACCTCACTGGGCATTCAGGAAGTCCCCAAGGATGCCGTCGAGGCGGCGGTCGCCCACGGCGCCAGCCCCTGGCAAACCCTGATCAAGGTGCAACTGCCGCTGGCGCGTCGCTCGTTGTTGCTGGGCATCAACCAGACCCTGGTGATGAGCCTGTCGATGGTGGTGGTCGCCGCCCTGATCGGTGCCGGTGGCCTGGGCTACGACGTGATGACCGCGTTGCGCAACATCAAGGGCGGCGAGGGCATGCTCGCCGGCGCAGCGATTGTCCTGTGCGCGCTGATCCCGGATCGAATCATTCAATCGAGCTTGCGCAAGCAAGCCCCGACCTACTCCTGA